The DNA sequence TTACGTACTTATACAGtgtatcattttttaatattattgtatcatGGTAAATAAAGCGATTTACTTATTCCTACACGCGGTACAATCTAGAGCGAGATCGCAGCGGCAAACTTTGATGGGGACGGAACCGTCAAAGGCCTTATTGTAATTCCACATGACTGCCACACTGCCTTGCATATACGGCTCCTCACTATCGTTTACAAATTCCATTGACTCGCAGTACACTTTATTCGCGGTGAGCACCGCCGGCACGATGTCCTCTTTGCCGTTCAACGAGATTTTACATTTCCAAGGAGTGAACGccatgtataaataaatttgggTGATCATGACCTCGAGTATGTGTTTTCGCCCGCTTTTGAGGATGAACGGCTTTGATCCATCAACTCTAGGGCAGAAATCTGGGCCCGACATGAGCGCAGGTACGCCGCTCGGGTATATAACGTTATCATTGCCGCATGCTTGCCGCGTGCATCTGCTTTTTGTGACACACCAGGTGCAGGACTCGCTCGTTAAGCACGATGCACAAGAACTGTATACTTTGCATTCGCCCTCCTCTAAGTCTTCGATAATATCTCCGGCTAAGCAAACGTTTAAAATGCACAGAAGAAGCGGTGTTGTTTTTAAGAGCATTTTGTATCCTGATACGCTGTAAAAAATTTAAGGTAGGttagttaaattaaattaagtaagtaaaaaatttaaaggtgTACTaattacaacaaaataatCGGTTAAATAACCctgtacaatatatttaattacttctATAACAATATAACACTGGGTGTGCTATGAATGCACATGTTTTTATTggtattgtatattattactttttataacttAATGTAAGTATAACCGATATCATTAGGAACTACTTCCGATCAGGAATTCAGGACCAAatgataataatcattttagtGTAGGTTTTATATTTCCATCGAATCTTTCAAAAGTAACTAATTCTACTTACCGGAAAATGCAacttatttacactgaaatgaAATTCAAACTAACTCTTACTTTATGTAGGGATTAGATACAAACGAAAGGAATATAGGAATCTGCCAGTAATTGACCCGTAActataacatattaaatataatgctCTGCAATCCGTTTGTCTCGATGTTCGTGCaagctataattattaaacacttgaccgtaatttgaagcttacttattgagaaGGTACCTAGCTTTTTCCGCCTATTTTCCCTCTCTTTCTCGTTGTATATATGCTATCTCTCTCGCACACGGCACACCTCCCACCAGGTGGCGCGGCCGGCGCACGATAATGTGCAGGCGCTAGATCTTCTTCATTGGCGTCTAGCTTCCGCCGCGAGAAGGTTGTCTACAAGACTACAACCTTGgtgctattaagtattaagtattgcATATTGCAAGTGCTAAAAGTGTGAAAAAGTGTATCCCGTCGGATCGGTACAGtgagttatttttacatctattgtaatgacattttacttaaaaatgagcaaaaatcttttaaatcgaCGGTATATCCGTtggactttatttaaaatgctgaGGTCTTTTAGTGAATCCTTCagcaatagtttatttttcaatgtgctttaaatacttaatagcatgttagatatttaaaattaacgataCAACCGTTACATTTTACGTGAAATAGTAACTTTTCTTTTgaagtattttataagtaatgcaatatatactaatgaatatttgaatttctaaTACTGTGAGTAAAgcagattttaacggatttaccGTTCGGCTTTACTCGTATcgttaatattacttttgtgattatttgatattgactaaatatatcaaataccctctcttttatatagatatttttattttatttcatttttaatgtgtttttattacaaggttacaagtgaatattaatagtatgtaTGGATAAATCCAAGGCTAATCCTATGAGCCAACTCAAAGCTTAACAGGCATGCAATCCATTGCTACGACTTTATTACATTGTCGTTATCACTAGGAACGGTTCGGAGTAtagtttataactaaaaattatcgaacgAGATGAGTCAGCTCaaagaacaaattatataggtattacctATAACAGGAACAAATTGATGTTAGCGTAATTGCACGAATCACAACGTGTCCGAACATGTCGAGATATGTTATAAATCGTCCGGGAGTTAGCCGCTCATCTGAATAATGATGGAATACGCACAATGCACATGTTCAGTAGGTACCATGAACGTACCACACATTCAAAAGTATCCGTAGTCTATACGTGTCCTTTTATGAGTATTAATCTGATCCGTATATAAGCGAAAATAGACATAGGTATTACACACAGCAATTTTGGtttgaaaattacttttatttatattacgtttCCTATGTTTCAAATGATGCAACTTTTTGGTTAAAACGAGTAAGtgccaaaattttacatttaaattttctagttTGGAAAGAGACGTTATCGTATAGTTATCGAGATAccttaattagaaattaaatttagagaCATTTCAAAGGATTTACTATTCACATATTCTAAcgttttagaataatattataaacttgtacaccttgacaaaaagtaaaaaattgcgGGTGAGCGGAGAttattttgtgcaataaaACCGTCCTACGATGGTATGGCCACGTATGGCTGCGTTCGTAAGGAATGTTAACGGATATAAAGCAACTGAATGTGACATCGATTgtatgaactaaattaaatatgaatcgaagttcattttaaaattttgtgtaaatgatttgaattttgactttattaaatagttaaagccttctttttatatacatatacataacaattaattaccaTTGTCAAATCAATTCTTATTTCATCCTGGACAGCTGTTGCTAGCATTGgaaaataagttaaagtaccttgttactatattattattttaaatgattattaacttctaattttatattagcacCTTAAATCTTGCTCGAAGCAGATTACATAAATGTGGCCGCTAGGTTTAACCGCTACTCCTCGCAGGTTAGGTTCGTTAGCCAGGTTAAACCCACCCTCGCAGGGtgactattaagtatttttgggAAGGCcctacttatttcaaattacaaacatCCCTCGCGCAGCTGTCGCTCGCAGGGAAATAGGTGCAAATATAtcagccctcgcggggctttgattacAACCGCCCTCAAGGAGAAATGGTGGAAATATATAtcagccctcgcggggctttgattacGACCGTCCCTCACGGGGAAATGGTGCAAATATATATCggccctcgcggggctttgattgCGGTTGGTGCAAATATACAAAGGATTGATCATTAAAATGATCATAGATATTTGCTTTCGTCAACGAGGACCCACGAAAATGTTAGAGATGACAGTAACGGATCTTCACTCTTCTAAGGTAGGTAGAAAAAGGTTTTGAAATCTAATTCACAGTGGgccatctatacaatataagtatagtaatataacctaataaatacaataaaataggtaagagACGTTAAATAATGGACGCATGAAATGAATACTTTGTATCCTAAAAGGTTAGCTTACGCTTATTTAATCAGGAAACCACCATTGGTTTATCAATTATGGAAATTGCGACTTgaacaaattgtatttaccAATGCAGAGCCTCACAATGCAGAGAATCACAACAAAGGGAGGCGAGTCGGATCAAATATCATCTCGCAGATGATTTGTGGCGGTGGTTTCCAGGATTGTCACCAAGCCTTGTGTCAATGGTATATTTGTTATCGTAATTCCATGGCACTAGCCGAccaattttcacataaaatcaCCTGAAGAGATTTTTTAATCGCAAAGCGATTGAATGTAACAAATTACGATTGGTTATGTATAGTTGACCTCTCATAGGCCTACTTTAGTTGCCCGATCTTGTAGGCAATTTATTCGACTCGTTTATCAACCCGTTTGGCCTCATTATGGCACCCATGAGTTTTTCTTCAGGGCTCAAACAATAAATCGCTGAGGGATTAGGATAATCATTTGCTTATACAAGTTTCTTGTCATCCCACcaggattattatattatataataaacttatatgcAACTATTAACGTAAAACGTTTAAGGACTCAACGAGTACTGTGAATTCTGACTATTGAGTTACTTAGGATAGAGGATAATTAATAACGGAAGGTCAATCCTTCCAAACAAAAGCCtcgtattattagatattacttGGAACCCCTACCCTTCACGAGAAATCTCTGCCAGATGACTTCACATTTCTTTGATTtgaagggggggggggggaggAAATAAATGCAATGCAATACAGACTATACGGcttttgaaacattataaatataccagATAAGCGAACTAAACCTTTCTGGTTTAGTTCTTGCTATATCGATATCCGTGCCTGCTTCTCGTGGTTGCGGTTGAATTAAGTTTATCAATGGTCATAAATGCAATTCTATACAGATGATATACTGCATTTTAAACATGACAAAGTCTAGTAAGCCAACTAAACTTTGCTAGTTTAGTTCTTACTATATCACTGTCCGTGGCTGCCTCTCGTGGTGGTTACAGATGACTAAAGTCCTGTCTTCGCATCCACAACCAACTGTCCTTTCATAATCTTAAAACAGATTCATTCGACATAGATCCCCACGAGTTCAGTTCTTCATTTTTGCACTCGAAAAACTGTGGACAACCCACGAGCAGTGCCTCCATTGGTAGCAGTTACAATCAAGGGGTAACTAAGGTAAGCTAGCCATATTAGGGATGTTGGAACAACCGACCATATTCAGGGCAACTTTCTTTGTCCAGTTTAACGTTTAGGCAGTCGTAGCATTCCTACGGAACAAAAATGGGATCAGATCTGCACCCTTAATGCAGTTAATCGAAAGGAGATACCTTCAGACGACGATAGTATTCAGAACGCACCATATTCCTGAAcataataatgcatattaatCTGTTGCCATTGTCCTGCAGCAGAATTCCTTAGCGATAATTTGTTCTCGTTAGAGCGAGCGAGGGTTGTAACGATAATATGAGAAATCCTAGTCAGTTCGAGGCCTGAACGACGTGTAAGAGTACTGCTATTTCAGTAGTAGTAGCGCCGAGAAGGGCGAAGGTATTCTGGAAAGCAGAACTGAAGGCCCGGTCAGCAGCACCATTCACCTAATAGACAGTGTTTAGTGCTGCACCACTAGAATCTGACTCTGAAGGTATACAGAAATGTATACATTTTCCAAATATCAAATGTTATAGTCGGAAGAAAAATCCTATTTGCCTCCGTCTACCCAAAAGACATACGGAGTAGCTAGTAGAAGTTGGTTGAATtagaataagtataattaaaaacctttGTTACTTACTGGATAAATTTGGCTCATTTCCTATCTGACGTTCATATAGCTGTTGATGGCCTAGATGTTATGCACAAAcactttcattataaataagtcacgTTATGTAGTCCCGAGACTTTTGGTATATAAGTTCTGATGTAAACCATAACTAtaccttaaaattaatttgattaaaacttaACGTACTTAGCTGTAGTAATTGCAGGTTTGGGACACAGATAAGCTCTTATCATTTTAGTCTCTAACTTCTTGAGTTCATTATATGTTTCCAGTACAGAGTTTAAAACCtatcagttttaaataaataattcatgcaTTGCACTGAAAGTACCAgccatgtttatattatgatcggTGGCGTTGGCTCTAAACATTAATAGACACCGCACGCTTTGGTTGGATGTtacatattatctgtattataatttaaaccgcttacctggtttattttattaccttatcCAAGGGATgaccttttaatttatttgacccTAAAAGTAAAGACCAAGGTCTCTACTTGTCCGCTAGTAGCAGGTTGGGTTAGAACTGTGTGAGTTGAGACAGCTGGTAAATCTATGTTATGAGGATTCAATGGTGCTTCTacagaagtctaattgaataaataaaggtttGAGTTTGAGGTATTCTTGCCTCGTCGGTGATGAGCTGTTgcttaattttgtaagtaacATCTAAATGCGTAATTAAAAGTCGTTACTTGCTCTTTCGCAGATTTACGCTAAAGATAGTGGAAATTGTAGTAACTTTAACTTTTCAAGCCCAAAAGGTTAACTAAGGTACGCTTGAACCAATCTCATAAGTTCTAATACTTTTAATCATTATGATTTACTTTTTGGTTCTTAtttgattaactttttattgttaatataaataatataaaaatttaaaaatttgtgtgaTTTATTGGTATACTATCTGCACACCTTACtctttcaaataaagaaataagtaattacttatgtacctattcaaaTTCACATTGGCGTCCATATATTGTACACCAGGTGGGTAACAAACAGGtctcaataagtaagcttcaaattacggtcaagtgtttaatagcagtgttttacctgaaataaaacacatattaaatacttacctatatttgaagcttacaCTTAACGTCCACCTGTTGAGTATTTCGACTCAATGAAGAAGATCTAGCGCCTGCACATTATCGTGCGCCGGCCGCGCCACCTGGTGGGAGGTGTGCCGTGTGCGAGAGAGATAGCATATATACAACGAGAAAGAGAGGGAAAATAGGCGGAAAAAGCTAGGTACCttctcaataagtaagcttcaaatataggtaagtatttaatatgtgttttatttcaggtaaaacactgctattatgattaaattaataatattgcaagTAAACAGGTTTTGTTTGTTGAAATGACAGGTCAGGTTTGGTGACTTATTTGGAGGCTtaaaacaatactattaattaaaacgaaatgaagtatataataaatataataactttaCGCTATTGTcctgatttaaatttttattaaggtttcttaaaaaaataatggcaTTTTTAGTAAGTGAAGTATCACGAAAACCATCTATTTTGCAATAAACGGAACAGTTTAGGAGATAAATTATTCAGATAAAACCAACAACGCAAATTAGTCTTAAAGtagcaataaataatgataaaaggttaagattattgtaatatttgaaCCTATTAATAGTATTGTGATAAGAAACACTAAgcaaatcatattttatcatatcAATGCACAATGTGGAACTTCTTGTTTCATATCTGTACCTATAGGTATCTActagatatttataataaattatattctcaaggtttttatctttcttggaTAGGGAATTCTAGATTGTGATAATGTGATTGAATAACAGAAATGATCGAAGCTGCACTttttgtaggtaggtaggtactatgtGAGACAAGTAAAGaacaaaaatgtatacaattATTCATATCCTATTATTTAGTTACTTTCTTTtacattttgattttaaataacacaACTCCAAGTGATTTATATCATTAAGCAAACTTGTGGTGTACCTGCAATATAAgttgcattttaaataaaaaatgcatttacTAAAACCATATTTTAGTGTGTTAAATCTCTCTTCCGAAAAAAATGATGTAGTTACCTACACTTTATTTTCTTTCGAATTATCTAAATCATAACACACATATATTCTTTACTGATGCTAAACGAACATACTTTTCTTAATATCAACAGCtgattttatatctatactagcggtccgccccggcttcgcccgtggtacatttttacgttttctctccataagaaccatcctcgtacttcaagaaatgtaataaaaaaagaattaacgaaatcggttcagttgttctcgagttatgcgcttaccaacacattttgcgattcatttttatattataagataatatataaaaatgaaacccgtttcgcgttgtcacggcatcacgtgtgaacggctgaactgatttcgataattctttttttattatattccttgaagtacgaggatggttcttatgtagagataacgtaaatatgtaccacggacgAAGCTAGGGTCCGTCCGCTAGTTAAGAATAGATACGTCAACCACCGTAAGcttgattaattttataaattaaaagagaATTTTTATTCCAGAAGCTTTTGTTATACATCAGACAAATCTTTTCGTAAATAATGGATACCTACACCGCAGTATTATAATGGATTGACGTCAGTGCGAGGTTAGATAGCtcagtaaatatttaatttattcatatactCATCTATCAGCATgcttaatgttttattgtagGATTTCTTTTtgccaaatatttttcttacaagCTTATTGCAAGAATAGTTGCTACTACTTTCATGCGAATATCTCTGCTACTTTAAGTCAATGTGTAATATATCTATTCactaagtataattataatcaagtatttattacaatatttaaatatatatatatgtacatgtatttttttaataactttttactgCAGTTTTAGCAATAATACATCCACTGTCAGCAAGGCATCCTAAGGCaaccactgaaaatcagtgtatTGCACTGAGTGGCAGGCCTATTGTggaatacattatatttaagttagatttaagtttcttgtttccttttttgtatttttgtatgtatccataataaacgtattttcattacatttcatttcatttcatttcatttcatttcaatattcaagcaaacataggtacctattatttaactagctttccgcccggcgcggttcgcccgctttatctaaaacctaataggtaaattatatactaaaaacttCCTCTTGagtcactctatctattaaaaaaaccacatcaaaatccgttgcgtagttttaagatttaagcatacaaagggacatagggacagagaaagcgacttcgTTTTATACTATCTAGTGAAATAAGAACAACTAGTTGACtgttaatttaacattatttacaaacaaatacaatatgcATGAAATACTCATTTTGGGGAATTACTATTTACATTTAACTTGATTGAATGAATAGTAGTTAGTTAATCACTTATTCTGAATATTTCAGTTTTTCATACACAAGTTTTTGTTTCGAAGTTTATCTTAGAATTAGTATGTATTATAGCGCCTAATAGCGCCTAATACCTAAGCGCTTTTTTGTATGCATAGATACAAAAAAGGTGCACTATGTGTGTGCTAAAATTAAGGTCTAATAATAATGCACATCCCATCGGCATCAGAAGACATCGGAACAAGggttcttatattttatgtatcatattattttggataataaaattattgaattattgaattattaaaatttaatgaattaaaatagaCAAACCTTTCCCCACAAATGAACGTCGAACGCAAAAAATTCTGAGTAGGTAACTAGCTactcaatttttatttgagtcTTACCCTTTccttgataatataaaatcgtTTGTAGATGCTAGTCGTATTTATGATAAAGGAATTCGGAAAGCAATCAGAAGAGCTAAAATGCCTTAAAAGCCTTTGCTAATGTTACCGCGACTTCGCTCGAATGCCGATGCTATCGctttctaatttaatttcagCAAGATACTTGTGACCTTTCACTAAGTTATTATAAAGGAAAATATTGGTTACGAAAATAACTGAAATATAaactaagtacatattatgtcaGGGCTCTAGGGCTCCCGATTTACGCGAAACATGCGTAACGTCGAGTTGCCTGAGttcatagattttattttccttcAGGATTGACATTATTAAGaacaattttgaataaattattttaaaccactAGTTGACATATTGTTGTGCTTTACATTACATCTTTgcatttagaaataaaataaaaattatagtgGACCTAAAACAAATTACTATGAAATAAGCAAATAACATTTGAAGAACATTTGAGAGAAAGGGAGAGTGAACAGAAGAGTTACTGAAACtacttatttctttttaactttaaacctcggtatattttctttctcTCTTTAagcataaacaattttaataagactccatttgtaatttcacATCATGATGCGATAGGATTATAAAGTCCactttattataaagttatctATCTATAGTGAACCCATGGGTGTAGTAGATGCGAACAAGAAACTGTATTTCAAATgcattttctatttattaataacataaactCTAGTGAAATTTTTACTTTCTCTTGACTCTTCGatgtttttaaagaatattgcTATCTACCTTTATTGTACCTACAACATCAAAGCGCAGTTTCAGAAACCCTCGGGACATACCCTTTTAAGTTAAAAGAAAGTAAATCTTGACAATTGACCAAGATGTGTATAtctttaactattttattttattttaacgacAAGGTAAAAACTTTCAAAATGGTAGGTTCTTTTACTGGTTTCCAGATTAAACTTAACTGACTGAAATGTCacgaacaaataatattaagagcTGATTaacgtaggtattattttaatacttgaCTTTTATCCTTAAATATGGATAATAGACTCTCAGCAAAGTAATTTTCTAATGGTGGAAAATGGATAgcaaaataactattatattGAGCGATCGGCGAACAGACTAGAAGTTTCCACGTTTAACAGTTAAGTGACAAAGAAAGTAAAACAACTCTGTACCCACTTGGAAAGTTATCCTATTAAATAATCAATCTGCTTGTGACATTATAGTTCTTGAACCCGATGAGTTCTGTGGTTTGTTTAACCATTAATTTAACTATTGTGAGGAgttaactaatattattaatacctaaatattaaTGACCTATTATCAGAGAGCAGGCACCAGGGTACCTAATGTTAGTCTCTTTTCAATTACAAATACCAAAGTTAATCGTCTAATCATTGAAATCtgaaaaatttgtaaaataaaattttatatatttcattccTTTAAAATACCAGTCAATGAGAATTAGAACACAATCAAATACGACCGCGCatacaatataatagatacatacttaaaaaatatagcacCAGTTTTTGAAACTGTGGATAATAAGTACATCGTTTGTTTCTCTACGTAAACCCAGCGAGGTTTCGGACAAATAGCGTTCAATTATCCTCCTACTATGGGGACGGGTTCacaatatttatcttttcatCTACCCATTCGTATATGTATAACTAAATGAGATAATTATGAGCAGAAATATAcaggtattttatttgtatctacttttcataattaaaaaaggcTCAACCAATTCGACTAATTTTAACCTCTTTACAAAGCACAAGGAAAATGAAGAGAAAACACGAATCAGTtgcaataggtaggtacgtctACTCGGGCtcagaaataaataagaattattacaattattgcaGTATATGATAATTCATAATGCATAACACGTGAAgaacattgaatattttactgTAAGTGAGTTTTACAGAGGCTTACAAAAAAAGTTTCGAAACTAAGTTTACCAATGGTAAAACTTATTGAACAGTACGCGATAGTTCTATAGATTcacaatattttctaatataatTTTCCAAAAGCATTTTAAAACCTGTGATTTCAACTTTATTCTTGTCATAACTAAGCTTGAGATTTTTTATCACGTCATTAAAAGTTTTTGGTTAAGTTGcaaaagtaagtattttcGCGTTCGTTAATTTCATGTGAATAAACTTGTCACTGTTATACATACTTGATGATTTAAAACTCTGGCAGGAGTATACGGATGTAGGTATCtaagaaaaataactttaaagaaaaaaaaaacagaaaaaaatatgcaattgGTCTTGAACAAATTATCCTtagaattaatataattaacatataAACCGACACTGCGCTGCAATTTCTGCCAATGCTCCGTGTTTCAAGTCGACATCAGAATTTTCACTcgctattattatttcattaggGACTGCTGTGGTTCCATTAACGATTAACTGGAATACCATGTTCAGTCTGGAATCGAATTAGAAACGTTAAGTCGTTTCCTACAGCGGCCAACTCTGATTACACATTCCCCGCCAATTCTACGGagagcaattttattttattagttggAGTTTAACCTTCGTCTGCTTTCTAGGAACTATCTCACTAATACTCCCGCTTTATGTTTCACTTTGAGTGGGTGTCACATTTTTCAGGTGTCAATATTCGTCGATGTCCAACTTGGGGCTTATTTTACAGAATGGTTTTCGAATATGCTCGAAAAATTTGTATCAAATTGAGAGATAGAAAATGTTTAGGTACGTCTAAATTTTGTACCGATGATTACAAAGTCTACCCTGTcgttatttttcatttgtaaaACGCGGACAAACGCGCCACCTGATATTGATTGTTCATTGGAATCATTTGTTATttgctataaatatttttgttatttggaTTTGTTTTAATCCTGAATTTCTAATTCAGGATTAAATGGCGAATGATTGAAGTTAGTGATAAATTAGCTCACTAAActgcataaataaaatatcccaACACAGCTTTATTTAAAGGGTTGataagttatataaattagAAAGGTATATTAGAAAGGAAACGAAGAAAAATccaatctaatatataaaaatcaatgccacttttcgttgtaattccataactcgagaacggctgaaccgatttcgataattctttttttattatattccttgaagtacgaggatggttcttatgtagagaaaacgttaatatgtaccacgggcgaagccggggcggaccgctagtatactAATAAAAACGATTTCGCCAATAGGAActgtcaataaataataatggtacctatataatattatgtattagatACTTGTTAGTTCAGTATCCATAAATTAGATGATCGCCATAGTTCTCAAAGCAATTCGCTTCTCACAGACTTCTCAAGCAGTCTCGTTACGACTAATCAGAGTTCTTATCTCAAGATTGACTC is a window from the Colias croceus chromosome 7, ilColCroc2.1 genome containing:
- the LOC123693391 gene encoding uncharacterized protein LOC123693391 isoform X2; this encodes MLLKTTPLLLCILNVCLAGDIIEDLEEGECKVYSSCASCLTSESCTWCVTKSRCTRQACGNDNVIYPSGVPALMSGPDFCPRVDGSKPFILKSGRKHILEVMITQIYLYMAFTPWKCKISLNGKEDIVPAVLTANKVYCESMEFVNDSEEPYMQGSVAVMWNYNKAFDGSVPIKVCRCDLALDCTACRNK
- the LOC123693391 gene encoding uncharacterized protein LOC123693391 isoform X1 — encoded protein: MISVILTLSYKNVSGYKMLLKTTPLLLCILNVCLAGDIIEDLEEGECKVYSSCASCLTSESCTWCVTKSRCTRQACGNDNVIYPSGVPALMSGPDFCPRVDGSKPFILKSGRKHILEVMITQIYLYMAFTPWKCKISLNGKEDIVPAVLTANKVYCESMEFVNDSEEPYMQGSVAVMWNYNKAFDGSVPIKVCRCDLALDCTACRNK